From one Gossypium hirsutum isolate 1008001.06 chromosome D08, Gossypium_hirsutum_v2.1, whole genome shotgun sequence genomic stretch:
- the LOC107913018 gene encoding general transcription factor 3C polypeptide 5 yields MGVIKEGRVSGTLPKDEAFAVHYPGYPKTTSRAIQTLGGTEGILKARISQSNRLELHFRPEDPYSHPAFGELSPCNKLLLKISKKKCSNRQTAEASSKLQECSTSGVNDAENPKQPFQVEVERPEEEEEEEEEEESNLCADIVCRVSEAYNFDGMADYQHVLPVHANAARKRKGNWVEAEETSFEKGGFMDVDQEDVMMILPPLFSPKDMPENVVLRPSTILSSKKNQEVAVHYSAQVDLEPGLAIDFNIKEVPKNVNWEEHITQGSEQWEWQMTVSKLFEERPIWPKESVTERLLQKGLKFSHLVLKRLLLGVAYYFSNGPFRRFWIRKGYDPRKDPESRIYQRTDFRVPEPLRNYADANVANNLTHKWGDLCSFQVFPYKFQMILQLFELDDDYIQQEIRKPPKLETCDPKTGWFSECVLDCLRLRVAVRFLSVYPKTGAESLLKSCSNEFEKLKRSCLYKDVFNSHQEEHQQTNKGDGDKERPKSSDNKEDEVEAEDEEELDAYDETLNLGDEDDEISLQPDTYLDMENNSRTYLQELFGSFPSTGSGTDAIQAADTSDGEYEIYEQFGDDNYSDDDDDDDDGGDDS; encoded by the exons ATGGGAGTGATAAAAGAGGGCAGAGTCTCAGGCACGTTGCCGAAAGATGAGGCGTTTGCCGTTCACTACCCGGGCTATCCTAAGACCACCTCTCGCGCCATCCAGACTCTTGGAGGAACCGAAGGGATTCTCAAG GCTCGTATCTCGCAGTCAAACAGATTGGAGCTCCATTTCCGTCCCGAGGATCCGTACTCGCATCCTGCATTCGGTGAGCTTAGCCCCTGTAACAAATTGCTGCTTAAAATATCGAAAAAGAAGTGTTCTAATCGCCAAACCGCCGAAGCTTCAAGTAAGTTACAAGAGTGTTCAACATCAGGAGTAAATGATGCGGAAAACCCGAAACAGCCATTTCAAGTTGAAGTGGAGAGAccggaagaagaagaagaagaagaagaagaagaggaatcGAACCTTTGTGCTGATATTGTTTGTCGTGTCTCCGAAGCTTACAATTTTGATG GAATGGCTGATTATCAGCATGTTCTCCCTGTTCATGCCAATGCTGCCAGGAAAAGAAAGGGAAATTGGGTGGAAGCAGAAGAGACATCCTTTG AAAAAGGTGGGTTCATGGATGTGGATCAAGAGGATGTGATGATGATATTGCCTCCGCTCTTTTCACCCAAAGATATGCCAGAGAATGTAGT GTTAAGACCATCAACCATCTTAAGTTCAAAAAAGAACCAAGAGGTAGCTGTACATTATAGTGCTCAg GTTGACCTAGAGCCAGGCCTTGCAATTGATTTCAACATTAAAG AGGTTCCTAAGAATGTGAACTGGGAGGAACATATAACCCAGGGCTCAGAGCAGTGGGAGTGGCAGATGACTGTATCTAAGCTATTTGAAGAACGGCCTATATGGCCCAAGGAATCTGTAACTGAGCGCTTGCTTCAGAAAGGTCTAAAATTTAGCCATTTGGTGCTTAAAAG GCTTCTACTTGGGGTTGCTTACTACTTCTCAAATGGACCATTTCGGAGATTCTGGATCAGAAAAGGATATGATCCTCGCAAAGATCCTGAGTCTCGCAT ATATCAGAGAACTGATTTTCGTGTACCTGAACCATTGCGGAACTATGCAGATGCTAATGTGGCTAACAA TTTGACGCATAAGTGGGGAGATTTATGTTCATTCCAAGTATTTCCTTACAAATTCCAGATGATTTTACAACTATTTGAACTGGATGATGATTACATTCAACAAGAGATACGAAAGCCTCCGAAATTAGAAACATGCGAT CCTAAAACTGGATGGTTCTCCGAGTGTGTGCTTGATTGCCTGAGACTTCGTGTAGCAGTGAGGTTCTTGTCAGTATATCCCAAAACTGGTGCAGAAAGCTTACTGAAATCTTGCTCTAATGAATTTGAGAAGTTAAAGAGGTCATGCTTATACAAGGATGTCTTCAACTCTCATCAAGAGGAGCATCAGCAAACTAATAAAG GTGATGGTGATAAAGAGAGACCCAAAAGTTCTGATAATAAGGAAGATGAAGTTGAAGCTGAGGATGAAGAGGAATTGGATGCGTATGATGAGACACTTAATCTG GGTGATGAGGATGATGAAATCTCTTTGCAACCTGATACAT ATTTAGATATGGAGAACAACTCAAGGACATACTTGCAAGAGCTTTTTGGTAGCTTTCCATCAACTGGATCTGGTACTGATGCTATACAGGCTGCAGACACTAGTGATGGAGAGTATGAAATATATGAACAATTTGGTGATGATAACTACTCTGATGAcgatgacgatgatgatgatggtggtgATGATAGCTAA
- the LOC107913039 gene encoding outer envelope pore protein 37, chloroplastic isoform X2 has product MLDASPRIPNYLVPPLLPPPPPSPLEPEPEPPPSSPPPRKPYQFLSSLSSLRVTSEFDSDSRVFFHKLSCKLFDNLAKLKLSFINNAKREITEPQLALSSKYLSIYYDPEEQNAIFQGYYNVGPTWHFKAAIDVKAQQGELAAIAKLADPSYAVEVSSPVPNVSLPKATFRFPIGEFSLEEREEDDVPRLSINGIVKGPILYGVGAARYIDEELKLRYSYKDGTMSFIPSISLPTNRASFAFKRRFSPSDKLSYWYNLDSNYWSVVYKHTYDKDLKFKAGYDSEVRLCWASLWVGDENGKANTAPMKMKIQFMLQISVSISDKQL; this is encoded by the exons ATGCTGGACGCTTCTCCTCGAATCCCCAATTACCTTGTCCCGCCCCTGTTACCGCCACCGCCACCGTCCCCTTTGGAGCCGGAGCCTGAGCCACCGCCATCTTCTCCACCACCCAGGAAGCCCTACCAGTTTCTCTCTTCGTTATCCTCCCTCAGAGTGACTTCGGAGTTCGATAGTGATAGCCGCGTGTTCTTCCACAAGCTGTCTTGTAAGCTCTTCGACAACCTTGCGAAGCTCAAACTCTCCTTCATCAACAACGCCAAACGCGAGATCACGGAGCCCCAGTTGGCGCTATCTTCTAAGTACTTGTCCATATACTACGATCCTGAGGAACAAAATGCCATCTTCCAGGGTTACTACAATGTCGGTCCTACGTGGCATTTCAAAGCTGCCATTGATGTTAAG gcACAACAAGGTGAACTGGCAGCTATTGCAAAACTTGCTGATCCTAGTTATGCTGTTGAAGTGTCATCACCTGTTCCCAATGTTTCATTG CCCAAAGCGACATTCAGATTTCCCATCGGTGAATTTTCATTAGAGGAGAGAGAAGAGGATGACGTACCAAGGTTGTCGATAAATGGAATTGTTAAAGGTCCAATTTTGTATGGTGTAGGTGCCGCACGTTACATAGATGAAGAACTGAAACTAAGATACTCATATAAG GATGGGACAATGTCATTTATTCCTAGCATTTCACTACCAACTAATAGGGCGTCATTTGCATTCAAGCGACGCTTCAGTCCATCGGATAAATTGAG CTACTGGTACAATCTTGATTCAAACTATTGGAGTGTGGTGTACAAGCACACGTATGACAAAGACTTGAAATTCAAAGCTGGCTACGATTCTGAGGTTCGTCTTTGCTGGGCTTCTCTATGG GTTGGAGATGAAAATGGCAAGGCAAATACGGCCCCCATGAAGATGAAAATCCAGTTTATGCTACAG ATTTCAGTTTCCATCTCTGATAAACAGCTCTAG
- the LOC107913039 gene encoding outer envelope pore protein 37, chloroplastic isoform X1 produces MLDASPRIPNYLVPPLLPPPPPSPLEPEPEPPPSSPPPRKPYQFLSSLSSLRVTSEFDSDSRVFFHKLSCKLFDNLAKLKLSFINNAKREITEPQLALSSKYLSIYYDPEEQNAIFQGYYNVGPTWHFKAAIDVKAQQGELAAIAKLADPSYAVEVSSPVPNVSLPKATFRFPIGEFSLEEREEDDVPRLSINGIVKGPILYGVGAARYIDEELKLRYSYKDGTMSFIPSISLPTNRASFAFKRRFSPSDKLSYWYNLDSNYWSVVYKHTYDKDLKFKAGYDSEVRLCWASLWVGDENGKANTAPMKMKIQFMLQVPQDDIKSTVILFRVKKRFQFPSLINSSSGASTQDYISPSLL; encoded by the exons ATGCTGGACGCTTCTCCTCGAATCCCCAATTACCTTGTCCCGCCCCTGTTACCGCCACCGCCACCGTCCCCTTTGGAGCCGGAGCCTGAGCCACCGCCATCTTCTCCACCACCCAGGAAGCCCTACCAGTTTCTCTCTTCGTTATCCTCCCTCAGAGTGACTTCGGAGTTCGATAGTGATAGCCGCGTGTTCTTCCACAAGCTGTCTTGTAAGCTCTTCGACAACCTTGCGAAGCTCAAACTCTCCTTCATCAACAACGCCAAACGCGAGATCACGGAGCCCCAGTTGGCGCTATCTTCTAAGTACTTGTCCATATACTACGATCCTGAGGAACAAAATGCCATCTTCCAGGGTTACTACAATGTCGGTCCTACGTGGCATTTCAAAGCTGCCATTGATGTTAAG gcACAACAAGGTGAACTGGCAGCTATTGCAAAACTTGCTGATCCTAGTTATGCTGTTGAAGTGTCATCACCTGTTCCCAATGTTTCATTG CCCAAAGCGACATTCAGATTTCCCATCGGTGAATTTTCATTAGAGGAGAGAGAAGAGGATGACGTACCAAGGTTGTCGATAAATGGAATTGTTAAAGGTCCAATTTTGTATGGTGTAGGTGCCGCACGTTACATAGATGAAGAACTGAAACTAAGATACTCATATAAG GATGGGACAATGTCATTTATTCCTAGCATTTCACTACCAACTAATAGGGCGTCATTTGCATTCAAGCGACGCTTCAGTCCATCGGATAAATTGAG CTACTGGTACAATCTTGATTCAAACTATTGGAGTGTGGTGTACAAGCACACGTATGACAAAGACTTGAAATTCAAAGCTGGCTACGATTCTGAGGTTCGTCTTTGCTGGGCTTCTCTATGG GTTGGAGATGAAAATGGCAAGGCAAATACGGCCCCCATGAAGATGAAAATCCAGTTTATGCTACAGGTACCACAGGATGATATTAAGTCAACAGTGATATTGTTCCGTGTTAAAAAGAG ATTTCAGTTTCCATCTCTGATAAACAGCTCTAGTGGTGCCTCAACTCAGGACTATATCTCTCCCTCTCTACTCTGA